The following are from one region of the Planctomycetota bacterium genome:
- the galK gene encoding galactokinase: MDTERQKQILDVWKRRFGDARGILWSRAPGRVNLIGEHTDYNQGYVFPIAIDRDIVVAFRPNGTGMVNLHALNLHDDASFALVDPKADPAHPWMVYPMGIARILGEKGVAVPGLNVVFHGTVPTGGGLSSSAALTVAFGLAYSHAAGAPVDRRELALMCQQTEHRFCGVRCGIMDQFVSLHAQRGKAVFLDCRDLRHELVPCEFPDARFIICDTRVKHELASTEYNIRREQCEEAAAVLAEFLPGVKSLRDVNIQQFKAYQHRVPSPMRERARHVITENHRVLAARQAMLEGDALRLGILMDASHDSLDADYQVTSDELNLLVSLARDCKGVFGSRMTGGGFGGCTVTLVAAGRVEEFCERVSRGYRERTGIEPHVYVVQPEQGAEILAP; this comes from the coding sequence TTGGACACGGAACGGCAGAAGCAGATCCTCGATGTCTGGAAGAGGCGTTTCGGAGATGCCCGCGGTATCCTGTGGTCGCGGGCCCCCGGGCGAGTCAACCTCATCGGGGAGCACACCGACTACAATCAAGGCTACGTCTTCCCGATCGCCATAGACCGGGACATCGTGGTGGCCTTCCGCCCGAACGGCACGGGGATGGTGAACCTCCACGCGCTGAACCTGCACGACGATGCGAGCTTCGCGCTGGTGGATCCGAAGGCCGACCCCGCCCACCCGTGGATGGTGTACCCGATGGGCATCGCACGCATCCTGGGCGAGAAGGGCGTGGCGGTGCCGGGGCTGAACGTGGTGTTCCACGGCACGGTGCCGACGGGGGGCGGCCTTTCGTCGTCGGCGGCGCTCACGGTGGCCTTCGGCCTGGCCTACAGCCACGCCGCGGGCGCGCCGGTGGACCGCCGCGAGCTGGCCCTGATGTGCCAGCAGACGGAGCACCGCTTCTGCGGCGTGCGCTGCGGCATCATGGACCAGTTCGTATCGCTGCACGCGCAGCGCGGCAAGGCCGTGTTCCTCGACTGCCGCGACCTGCGCCACGAGCTGGTGCCGTGCGAGTTCCCCGATGCGCGGTTCATCATCTGCGACACGCGGGTGAAACACGAACTGGCCTCCACCGAGTACAACATCCGCCGCGAGCAGTGCGAGGAGGCGGCCGCCGTGCTCGCCGAGTTCCTGCCGGGCGTGAAGAGCCTGCGCGACGTGAACATCCAGCAGTTCAAGGCCTATCAGCACAGGGTCCCGTCGCCCATGCGCGAGCGCGCGCGCCACGTGATCACCGAGAACCACCGCGTGCTGGCCGCGCGCCAGGCGATGCTCGAGGGCGACGCCCTGCGGCTCGGCATCCTGATGGATGCGTCGCATGACAGCCTCGACGCAGACTACCAGGTGACCTCGGACGAACTGAACCTGCTGGTGAGCCTGGCACGCGACTGCAAGGGGGTGTTTGGCTCGCGCATGACAGGCGGCGGCTTCGGCGGCTGCACGGTCACGCTGGTAGCCGCCGGGCGTGTCGAGGAGTTCTGCGAGCGGGTCAGCCGGGGCTACCGCGAGCGCACGGGCATCGAGCCGCACGTCTACGTGGTTCAGCCCGAGCAAGGGGCTGAGATCCTCGCGCCGTGA
- a CDS encoding Gfo/Idh/MocA family oxidoreductase translates to MRWATLWTVCTAVLLACRPTWAAAPPPEWAKKDIRAGIIGTDTSHVPAFVGILHSHPEWRVKVVAAFPGGSPDVPSSWNRVKEYAEDLQKKHNVEIVDTIEALCAKVDAVLIESVDGRPHLAQARPVFGAKKPLFIDKPFTASLEDAREILKLSKESGVPFFSSSCVRFQPEVARLRTNPGVGKLTRAQGSSPLSLEPHHPDLFWYGIHGVEALYTVMGRGCVSVTRQAEGDLDITTGKWADGRVGIFRGVKKGDYHPLVKVWGSDGEADTGKLGYSYNGLVEAIARFFQTGECPIDPQETLEIIEFMIAAQKSKERGGAEVTLEELRK, encoded by the coding sequence ATGCGATGGGCGACGCTCTGGACTGTGTGTACGGCTGTGCTGCTGGCGTGCAGGCCAACGTGGGCGGCCGCGCCGCCGCCCGAGTGGGCGAAGAAGGATATCAGGGCCGGGATCATCGGCACCGACACGTCGCACGTGCCGGCCTTCGTGGGCATTCTGCACAGCCACCCCGAGTGGCGGGTGAAGGTGGTTGCCGCGTTCCCCGGCGGCAGCCCCGACGTGCCGTCGAGTTGGAACCGTGTGAAGGAGTACGCCGAGGACCTCCAGAAGAAGCACAACGTCGAGATCGTGGACACGATCGAGGCCCTGTGCGCGAAGGTGGATGCAGTGCTGATCGAGAGCGTGGATGGGCGACCGCACCTGGCTCAGGCACGCCCCGTGTTCGGGGCGAAGAAGCCGCTGTTCATTGACAAGCCGTTCACGGCGAGCCTCGAGGACGCCCGCGAAATCCTCAAGCTCTCGAAGGAGAGCGGCGTGCCGTTCTTCAGCTCGTCGTGCGTGCGGTTCCAGCCCGAGGTCGCCAGGCTGCGGACGAATCCCGGCGTCGGCAAGCTCACGAGGGCCCAGGGCAGTTCGCCCCTGTCGCTCGAGCCGCACCATCCCGACCTCTTCTGGTATGGCATCCACGGGGTCGAGGCCCTCTACACCGTGATGGGGCGCGGTTGCGTGTCGGTGACGCGCCAGGCCGAAGGCGACCTCGACATCACAACGGGCAAGTGGGCCGACGGGCGGGTCGGCATCTTCCGCGGCGTGAAGAAGGGGGACTATCATCCCCTCGTCAAAGTGTGGGGCAGCGACGGTGAGGCCGACACGGGGAAACTCGGCTACAGCTACAACGGGCTGGTAGAGGCTATCGCACGGTTCTTCCAGACGGGCGAGTGCCCGATCGATCCGCAGGAGACACTGGAGATCATCGAGTTCATGATCGCCGCGCAGAAGAGCAAGGAGCGAGGCGGCGCCGAGGTGACCCTCGAGGAGCTGCGGAAATAG